AGTGAGTTGACGCTGAAGGATGGCAAGAAGGTTGCCTGGCGCAGAGACCTGGCGATGAAACTGCTCAACCTTCAGCAGCGCGATGGCTCGTGGGTGAATGAAAGCAACCGTTGGATGGAGAAGGACCCTGTGCTGGCGAGCACGTACTGCCTCATGGCGCTGGAGATGGCCGCCAAGGGGCTGTAAATCGCCGGGTAATATTTTTACGAATGAGGTGAGATCAGAGACGCTGTCTTTTGGGTTATGAAGAAACTGAGTTATGCCATTGTGGGATCGGGCGCGTTGGGCGCACTGTACGGCGCGCGGTTGCACCATGCCGGGTTTGAGACGCATTTCCTGTTTCATGGCGATTATGATCACGTGCGGCAGCATGGGTTGCGGGTGGATTCCCCTTGGGGCGACTTGCATTTGCGCGGGATAAACGCCTATCAGCGCGTCGGGGACATGCCGGTGTGCGACGTGGTCTGTATTGGCCTCAAGACCACACAGAATCATTTGCTGCCCACCCTTTTGCCACCGCTGGTTCGCGCGGGTACGGCGGTCATCCTGATGCAAAACGGGCTGGGGGCTGAAGAGGAGGTCGCCGCGCTGTTGCCGCAGGCGATGGTGGGTGGGGGACTCTGTTATCTTTGCTCCAGCAAGATTGCGCCGGGCCACATTCACCATCAGGATTATGGCCGCGTGATGTTTGGGGCGCATAGTCCGGGGATGGAAGACGTGTTAAAACAGGTGGCCGCTGACTTCGCGCAAGGTGGAGTTCCGGTGCAACTCACGAAAAACCTGGCGGAAGGTCGCTGGCGCAAGTTGGGCTGGAATATTCCTTATAATGGCCTTTCCGTGGTGCTCAATGCCGAGACGAATGAGATCATGGACCATCTGGAGACGCGTGAATTGTCGCGCCAATTGATGATTGAGGTGCTGGCCGGAGCGCGTGCTTGCGGGCATCCCATTGAGGCGGAGTTTGTGGAGCAACTTTTGGGCTTCACCGTGAAAATGAAACCGTACAGCCCCAGCATGAAGCTGGATTTCCAGGCGCGGCGGCCGTTGGAGGTGGAATACCTCTACGAACGCCCCTTGCAGCAGGCGCGGCAGGCCGGTGTCGAACTGCCCCGCATCGCCGCGTTGACCGCCCAGTTGCGGTTTCTGGACACGCGGAATTGCTTGAAATGATGGGCGGAAAGCCTTATCTGGTCTTCTTTACAAAATATATTATGAATCCATTCGCTAACCATCGAATCACGGTGAAGCTGTCGGCCCTGAAAGCCGGAGTGTTCCTCAGTTACTTATTGGTCGCCTTGAGCAGCTCCAGCGCGTTCGCCGCGCCTGACCTTGTGATCAAGGCGGAGAAGGCTGGTGCGGTGTATCAAGCTGGCGAGACCATTACTTGGCGCGTCGAACTGCGCGGGGGCGGCGCGGATATCAAAGAGGCGTCCTATGTGATTAAAAAAGCCGGGGCATCCGTACATCATCAAGGCACGGTCACCCTGAGTGGCGGCGCCGGGACGGTGCAAACCAAATTGGACCAACCCGGCACGTTGTTGCTGGAAGTCGTGGCCAAGGTGCCGGGTGCCAAGGAAATCCGTGCGCTGGGCGGTGCGGCCATCGCCCCGGAGAAAATTCCCCCGTCGTCTCCCTGTCCCGAGGATTTCGATGCCTTCTGGAAAGGCAAACTGGACGAACTCGCCAAGGTTCCCGCTAACCCGGTATTGGAGCAGGGTAAGAGCGGGAAAGACGGCGTGGATTACTGGAAAATCACCATGGATAACATCCGGGGCACTCACATTCGCGGACAATTGGCGCGACCCGCCCAAGGGGCGAAGCTGCCCGCCATGTTGGTGGTGCAATGGGCTGGCGTGTACGGGCTCAACCAAGGATTTGCCACTGGCCCCGCCGCCGAGGGTTGGCTCACTTTGAACATCACAGCCCACGATCTGCCAATTGACGAGCCGGAGAGCTTTTATAAACAGCAGAATGACGGACCGTTGAAGAACTACACCGCCATTGGCAACGATGACCGCGAGAAAAGCTATTTCCTGCGCATGTTTCTCGCCTGCTATCGCGCGGTGGAATACCTGGCCCAGCGCCCCGATTGGGACGGCAAGACCCTGATTGTCACCGGCACCAGCCAAGGCGGTCTCCAGACCTTCGTGACGGCCGGGTTAAACCACAAAGTGACCGCCCTGCTCGCCTTGGTGCCCGCCGGCTGCGACAATACCGGTGGTTTGGCCGACCGGAAACCCGGCTGGCCCTACTGGATGGCCAATGTGGCGGGCAAGGATGAAAAGAAAGCCCTCAACACCTCCCGCTACTTCGATGGGGTGAACTTCGCGGCGCGCATTAAATGCCCCGCCTTGGTAGGGCTGGGGCTGATTGACACCACGTCGCCGCCCTCGGGCGTCTATGCCGCCTTTAATCTGATGCAGGGACCGAAGGAAACGGTGGTTCTGCCCGACTCCGACCACCGTGGAAAAAATAACACCCAAGCCCCATACTCGGCGCGCGCTAGCGTCTGGCGCAAGGCCCTGCTGGCCGGTTCCCCGCCGCCGGTTAAATGAGCCGGGCTTGAATTTTACCGGCAAAATCAGCGTATCACGCGTATTGACGTGTCCGTTGTGAGTCGGTACAGTCGCCTTGTTCTGTTTGAAGGAACAGCTTTAAAGATACCGCTATGAAAATGATACCAGTTCTCACGGTTGCAGCCGTGTTGCTGCCATCCTTGGTGTTGGCGCAACCCGGTAGTCCGGATGGTCTCACCTATAAAACCGGCTACTCCGCGATCACCAAAATTGGCGGGGACCTGCAAAAGGCGCTGAAAGACAAGTATAAGGCCATGATCCACTCCCAGCCGGTGTTTCTGGAGACGGACATGATGCCGTTTATCAAACTTACGGAATATCCCGATGAAAGCAAACCACTGCGGGCGGTCTTCATTTCCGTGGGGTTCGTGGATTTGATGAATCACGTGGCCCACGCCAAGGCCATTGACCGGATTGAGAAGGGTTACTTTGAAAAATATGTTGCCGCCTTGGCTCAGGAAAGCGGGGACAAAGAACTGCACGAGCCGCCCAAGCTGGATAATAAAAAGTATTGGACGGAGGACATGATCAATGAGCAGCTTAGCAGCTTCAACCAAATGGTGGGCATGGTGCTGGCCATCGAGTTGTCGCATCATTATCTGGGACACTTCAAAAAGTATGCCGCGCAACTGGACGACACCAAGGGCCGTCCGCCACCCATCAACAACCTGCTCACCCCCTCCGAATGGGATGAATCCATGAAGGCTGGCTGTGTCAATTCGCTGGAATCCGGCTTTGGCGTGGATGGGATCAAGGCGTTGTACGACGCCATTAACAAAATGCCGCAGCGCCCGGCGTGGGCGGCCTATTTCCTGCCCGTCAATCTCAAGGTGGATAAGGTCAAAAAAGACCTCGAAAAAATCGAAAAGAAGTTCTTTGCCGGTGACCGGCTTTAGTCTGGTGGCTGCCGGCGCTAAAACACCGCCGGCACGCCTTCTTCCAGAAAGCAAAGTTGCTGCGTGAGCTTCTGGTTTTTGGCCAGCTCGTTCAGCCAGCGGGGTGGCTCGTCCAGATCTTCAAAGGAGAGTTTGAACGAGCCATAATGCATCGGCACCATCCACTTGGCACGCAAGTCACGAAAGCCTTTTAGGGCATCATCCGGGCCCATGTGAACCGTCCGGAACGAATCCGGATAATACGCCCCAATTGGCAGGAGGGCGATTTCGGGATGGCACCGCCGGCCAATTTCCTTGAACCCCTCAAAATACGCGCTATCGCCCGCATGATACACGCTGCGCCCCTGGCATTCGATCACGAAACCGCCGTAGCCCCGGTTGACATCCTGCAAGTAACGCGCTCCCCAATGTTTGGCCGGGGTTAAGGTTACCTTCCAACCATCGCCGCCGAACGATTCCCACCAGCGCATCTCAATGACGCGGGTAAAATTGAGTCCCCGGGTCAGACGTCCCACCCCCCACGGTACGATGCCGGTTTTGGGCGGTGGCAATTGGCGCAACGTCCGCCGGTGAAAGTGGTCAAAATGCGCATGGGTGATCAGCACCAAGTCAATGGGCGGCAAATCCTTCAGTTTGAGTCCAGTCCGCTTTAAGCGTTTGAGCAGGAATAGCCAGTTGGCAAAATTAGGATCCACCAGGACGTTCAAGCCGCTGAATTGTATCAGGAAGGAGGCGTGCCCAATCCAAGTGATGGCCACTTGGCCGGGTTTGAGCTTGGGAAACTGTGGCGGGTGGTGTTTCCCGGTTCGTTTGGTCAGCCAACCTTTCCAGATCATCTCATGGAAGAAGGTCCGCGGGTTAAAATGCTTGCTCGGCGTCAGGTCCTTGAACGACCGCGGCAATTTGCGGCGCGGCTTGGCGGCGGTATCTGGAGCGCTCGAATTCATCAATGCTGGTAGTGTCCATCTGGAATTTAAAAACGTCAATTGCGACTTTACGCTTTATTTTTTCCCAATCCCGCTCTATAAACGCTCAGAAGCGAAGCGTGATGGATAACCGCAACCCAAATTTACCCAGTCCGGTCACGGCTGAATCTGCCGTCTGGCAGCGTCATCTCCGATTGATTTTACTGGCCCTGGTCGGTGTGCTGGTCAGCTTCTTGTTATTCCGCATGATCCGGGAATACGAGCAAAAGCGGCTGACGCTGGAGTTTGATAATGCCGCGGAAAACCGCACGGAGGCCTTGCGCCGGGAGGTGCGTGACGTCGAGGAAATTGCCAACGCCTTGAGTACTCTCTATGCCAGCAGCCAGAGTGTAGTACTGGAGGAGTTTAAAATATTTGCGTCCGATTACCTGGATGTTCATCCCGAACTTGAAGCGCTGCAATGGCTCCCCCGGGTGTACCTGCATCAACGGATTCCCTTCGAGCTTGCGCATCAGCAGGTCGGCCATCCCCAATATGAAATCACCGAAATGGACGCGCGGGGCCGCTTGCGCCGGGCGGATAATCGGTTGGAATATTTCCCGACCACCTATCTGGAGCCCAGTCAAGACAAGGCGAAGCTGATGGGGTTTGATCATTTTTCACAGGCTGAGTCGCGCGAGGCGATGGAACGCGCGCGCGATTCTGGGCAACGGATTGCCACGCCTTGGATGCGCCTGAATGGCACCCGGGCGGAGGAGGCGACTTACGGCTTTATGATTTTTTCTCCGGTGTACACGAATGGGGCGCCGCACGAAACGCGCGAGCAGCGGCAAAACAATCTCGCCGGCTTCCTGCTGACCGCCATCTCCCTGGAACGCATGATCGCGGAGGCCTTTCATGCCATCCCCAAAGAGGAAATTGAGTTGGTGCTCCAGGATCAGGCGCTGCCCGCGACGGCCCGCTTTGCGTTTTCCATTGATCCCCTCAAAGGCCGCATTCAGCGGCGGCCGGAAGCGGAGCTGAATCTGCGCGACGACCGGGACCGTAACGGGGTGGTGGATGCGATTGGCCGGACTTGGCACGTCTGGTGCCGTCCCATGCCCGGTTATCTTGCCGTTCGCCGCAGTTACGGCGCTTGGGGAGCCTTGGTGGCGAGCCTGACGATGACGCTGCTGGTGGTGAATCATTTGCGGCAATCCATGCAGCGCACCGCGCGGGTCGAGGAACTCGTCAACCAGCGCACCGCCGAACTCCACGCCGAAATCCAGCGGCGCAACCGGCTGGAAGCGGATTTGGAACGCGAACGCGATCTCCTGCACATGCTGCTGGATCATTTGCCGGATCGCATCTATTTCAAGGATCGCCAGAGCCGCTTTTTGCGGGTCAGCCGCGCCATGGCCAAATTGTTTGGCCGCACGGATCCCGCTGAAATCGTTGGCAAAACGGATTTTGATTTCTTTACGCGTGAACATGCGGAACCGGCCTATCAGGATGAGCTGGACATCATCCGCACCGGCCAACCGCTCATTGGGCGCATCGAGCTGGAAACCCTGCCGGATGGCAAAACCGGTTGGGCCCACACCACCAAAATGCCGCTGCGCGGCAAAGCGGGGGACATTGTCGGCACCTTTGGCATTTCGCGCGACATCACCGCGCTTAAACGCATGGAGGAGGTCTTGGCCGAGGAGCGCAACCTGCTGCGCAACCTCATCGAGAATCTGCCGGATTACATTTATGTGAAAGACCGGCAGGGGCGCTACCTGGTCTGCAACATCACCTATGTGCACGTCATCGGGCGGGATCAGGTGGAGGATGTGTTGGGCAAAATGCCGGCGGACCTTTTTTCCGTCGAGGAGAGCGGGCGGTTCCACGCCGCCGATCTGGAGGTCATGGCCTCGGGGCAGCCGCTGATCAATCAAGAGGAACCCCTGCGGGATTCCTTTGGGCATGAGCATTGGTTCCTGACCACCAAGGTGCCGCTGCGCGATGGCAGCCAGCGAACGGTCGGCATCGTGTGCATTGGCCGCGATATCACCCTGCGCCGCCAGGTGGAACAGCAACTCAAGCTCGCCAATGCCGAATTGCACAAATCCCATGAGGACTTGATCGCCGCCCAAATGCAGCTCATCCAGGCGGAGAAGATGCAATCCATCGGGTGCCTGGCGGCCGGCGTGGCGCATGAAGTCAAGAACCCGCTGGCCATCCTGGGCATGGGGGTGGACTACCTGAACTCTTCCGTAAACCCGGCGGACGCAGATGCCCGGCTGGTCATTGATGATATGCGGGCGGCCATCCGGCGCGCCGATAACATCATCCTGGGCCTGCTCGATTTCTCCGCCCCCAAACAACTCAAACTCCAAAAGGACAATCTGAACCGCGTCGCCGAACAGGCGCTGACGTTCACCCGACATCAACAGATGGATCGTCAGATTACGGTGAAACGCGATCTGCTGGCCACCCTGCCGCCCGTCGAACTGGACCCGGACAAGCTGACCCAGGTTCTCGTCAACCTGTACATGAACGCCATCCAGGCCATGCCCGTGGGCGGCTGCCTCTCCATCCGCAGCTACACCCGCATCTTGGCCGAGACCGAGGCCTCCCGCACGCTGGATGGACACCAGAACCTGTGTTTCCGGGTTGGGGACGTGGTTGTAGTGCTCGAAACGGACGACACCGGCCCGGGCATCCCGGAGGATAAACTCATACGGGTCTTCGATCCGTTCTTCACAACCAAACCGGCGGGGCAGGGGACCGGCTTGGGGTTGACCGTGACGCGTAAAATTGTGGAATTGCACCAGGGCTATCTGGAATTGCGCAACCGCCCCGAAGGCGGTCTGCGCGCCAGCATCTGGCTCAAGCCTGCCCCATAAGAACGGACCTCCTCTCCCCAAGGGAGAGTAGCACTGTTGGGTATTGCACAACGGCTGATTGTGAAGAAGTACGAACAGATGCCGAAGAGAAGTTCATATACTAAATAGTTGGAAGATAACGGGTTGTGAATTAACACTGACATATTCTGTGATATCCGAAACACCGGACTCATCTTTACCAACATTGGTTCACGGTAATTGTTCACTGGGTTTTGCACAAAGCGTTCTGACAACTACTTTCGTTGGGAGCCATTCATGGTTTGATCTAGTTACTTGTCCTATTCTATTAAGACAATGAAGTACTCATGTCTCGTAAAGCACGCCAAGTTGGTTTTTACGGAAGTCCGTAATGTTATGATTTACCCTTTATTTCCGGTTTTGTCTCCATCGTCAAACAACACCAATCACCGTACTTGAGGTCTTCGTAAAAATTAATACTAACAAAATCATGTCCACACACAGTGCGTATCTCGTCATAGTCATCGTCTGGACCAGTCGCTACGATACAAAAATCAGCGTCACCGTGCTTAGTCTGCAATTGTTGCAACTCGGTAATAATCTGGGATAATTTCATCATAAAAAATCAAAACGTGTAGTGATACCTAACCATTAATTTTTGAGCTGACAATAATCTGCCCGATTACGCTCAAGTGTGGTTTAGGTATTTTTTGTTAGGTGAGATGATACTCCTAATCCTATCCTGATTTCTTCATATTATCTAAGCCCGCAAGTTTGCGAAAACGCGCAATCATTTCATCAACCGAATTATGGCCAGTCAGCGTCCTTAACTCCTCAAGAAACTTAGAGTCCGAACCTGCCTGAGAAGCCTCGTGCGCAAAGGCCCTAAAAGCTTCCTCTACCTTGAGTTTTGATGATTTGGATTCGCATGCTTTCAGGAGACGGTTGATGTTCCGAGTTTTTTCGAGTTTAAGGTTGTCCATAGATTCGATTTTTTTGTTTTGTCATCCAATTCATTGCGTAATGCGCAGTCGTTACCTTACCATTAAATTATCTGGGGAGACTTTCCCAGTGAGCCGGTAAAATTTGGAGTTCCATTTGCAACATGACTTGAAGCTTATACAGGACACTGTATAAGTCAAGTACTTGATAATAGTGGGCAGATGACGATTACGATTCTCCGTTAGGTCCTAGTGCTGTTTTGACATTCCATTTAAAAACCGAGAATTCCTCCGAATATCATAATCTGCACACACTATCTGCGACGTTACGAACTTGCCGTTCTCGACAAGTTCCAACGTCTTTGGTTACGCATCCTCAGTGATTATTCTGTACACATGAAAAACACGAACAAAATAGCACGCCGATATTGTCCCTTCCGCAGGTTGATCAAACAATGGTTCCTGAGTTTGATTAAGCGCAACAATAGTGGTTGTTCCAATGAGTTCAACCGAATCATGAAAAAGCTCCAGGACGTAGAGGACATGATTGAGGTTATTGCACGTCAAGTCGCCAAATGGGCCAAAGTAGAATCGGATGAGTCATAAATTTTGACCAGCCCCGACACAATTCTACACCGTTTTCTTTTTGAGGTTTAAATTCGTCTTACCACATTCACATCGTAACACCTCAGCACTTTCCCGATCAGGTGAGACGCGAAGAAATTCGGAACAGGTCGGACAGGTAAATCCCGAAAGAAGGGCGTGAAATACATTCACTACTGGCAAAAAGTCGTTCTTTGTGAAATTGGCCCACGCATTGAAATGAACAGCAGGGTTGATTTGCCATTGTTCAACTTGTGATGCAACGACAAGTTTGCTGAATTCGTCAGCGCGATTGCCAATGTCAGAGACAATATCTTGTTGTTTCCATGAATTCGCAACATCTTTTGCAGTGGTATAGAGTTTCCGCAAACGCCCAACCGCAGGCGGAAGCATTTCGCCAAGTTGATATTGGGCATCACCACGAAACTCTACCGGGGCACGCAACCGATGACATAATTCTGCTGAGGTGTATTCAAGAAAATGACGAAGCAATGCAGCGGCAGCCCTGACATCATTTTTATTCAGGTAATCATGCATTTCCGTCCACACATCTCGATCATCCCATTGGGTTGGTCCTTGATCAACGTTCCACACTCTGAATTGAACCGCGCCTTGCCCGTTAATCAGCCCCTCGGTTTTCATATGCCTCATCCAAATCGGATCATGCGTTGTCATGATAAACTGAGTGTTGGGAAACTCCTTTTTCAATAGCGTGCATACTTCCCGCCTATGCCCCGTGTCAACCGACATGAGCACGTCATCAAGCACTGCAAATGTGAATTCCGATCCTTGGAGGTGACGCATTAATGCCAGGTACAAACAAAGTCCCATTCCATCTTGATGCCCTTCACTATGGTAGGCACCGGGCGGGAAAAAGCCTCGCCCATAAAAATCGACATCAAATCCGAGTTTTCCCATGGAGGGAATCAATCTTGCCGAAAAGTTCTTTTCGTCATCGTGATTGATGGCAGTGTAAAGAGCAGCAAAGTCCTTTTGGACTTCAGTGTAAAGTCCCGTAAGCACCTTGTCACTGGCTTCGACGTATTTATCAGATACCTGACGGGCGATTTGAGCCTGTGCCGTAGCGGACTTTTCCGCACGTTTGGCTTCGCGCCATACGTCGAGACGCTCCTGGGCGATGGCAAGAAACTCACGTGCCGCATCCTGTTTGGTCGGTTCTGGCAGAGCGGAAACGACTTTTTCAAAGTCACTAATGGCGCTGGTGACCGATGGTGGCACAGTAGCCATACGAGTGAGTATTGCCATCGTCTCAGTAAGCGGCAGCAAATTCGACAAAACCTTAATTGAGGTGCGACAAAAAGAACTGTAATCGTTGCATGCTTGAATTGCAATCGGAGGTTTCTGCAAATTCGCATACCTGACCAGGGTATCCATTGCGGCTTGCACCTTTCGCAAGGTCGCAATCAATGGTTCCATTTGTTTTTCAACATCTTTGCGTTTTTCGGACAAATCTTTTAGCTGATTAAGTTTTGCATGAGCACGCTTCCTTAATAGTTCCTGGTCCCATTCGGCATCACAAAACGGACAAGTGTCATCTCCAATCAATGACAATCCTGTAGTAAAAAAATTCTCTCTAGTTACACCTGTTATAAAAGCAGGGTTCGCAGCCAGGGTTTCCAATTCACTGATGAGCTTACCAATTTGTGGTTGGGTGGACTGGTTAGAAATTTCATTGAGAGCTTCCCGAGCCGCTTGAAAATCCACCATCGCCTGTGCCTTCGGAATCAGTTGGGGCTTTGCTGTAGCAGGTGTCGCCATTCCATCCTTGAGGGAGGTGGTGGCTGTAAGTTCAAGTAATTCAGGGAGACCAAGGATTGCCCGCTGGGCATTGGTAATAAAAAGAATATTCTCCTTGTTAAATTCAGCGATAGAAAGCGCACGCAAAAGATTGTCCTGGGCTGTTTTGACTGGTTGAGAAATCATTTTAGACTGCTTCTCAGCACCATTTGCAATTTTCTGGAATATTGCCCTAACCTCCTCAATCTTATCAAGATGTAGCAACGCTTGTACTTCCTCGTTACGCTTTCCTGGGGTAGCCAGTACGTAGCGAATTAGCTCTCGCCGGGAAAGGACAATTTCAGGATGTGTTTCGACACCCTGGAGTATTTTGAGAACATCAGGATCATTCGGTGTTACTTTGGCCGTCCCTGGTGTTTTGGCTGTTCGTTCGATAACAACAGTTTTCTTGAGACTTGGAATTGTTAGTTTAATGGTGACAATTGCTTTTGCCGGATCATTTCGTTTATCAACATGTGGAGCATGTTGTTTTAGGGTAATTTCCCCACGACCTTCACCAGCCAATCGGGAAATATTCCCGGTAAGCACAAATTCCAGAGCATCTACGACACCGCTCTTTCCGGTGCCATTCGGACCACATATGGCAAAATTCTTGCCCTTAAAGTCCAAGGTGAGATTACGGATGCCCCGGAACTCCTGAATTGTCATTGAATCAATGTAAATCATGGCATTGATTCCTCAATCAAAGATTGCTGCTTTCAAGGCAACCTCAGTAAGCACCTGCTTTTCTAACAGTGCTTTTCTGAGCCGTTCCACCAATTCAGCAGAAGCCTTGCCTTCCGTTAAGTTAGCGAGAAATGTTTTGTAAACCAGCTCTGGGACATCGACATTTGCTGGTGTCGCTTGTTGTGTTGACATGCATAAAGATTAGCTCACTGAATCATTTTTGTCGAGCAATAAACCCGTGTGCTTTTTGTTTGAATGGATTCAAATGGTCTTTTTTATCCTTAACGCCACCACCAGTGCCACAGCATCAAAAATGTCCATTTGGTAATGTTCACTCATCCATGGTTTTCGTTTCGGCGGCAGAAATGAACCGAGTTCATCTGGAAACCGTTTG
The sequence above is a segment of the Verrucomicrobiota bacterium genome. Coding sequences within it:
- a CDS encoding putative 2-dehydropantoate 2-reductase codes for the protein MKKLSYAIVGSGALGALYGARLHHAGFETHFLFHGDYDHVRQHGLRVDSPWGDLHLRGINAYQRVGDMPVCDVVCIGLKTTQNHLLPTLLPPLVRAGTAVILMQNGLGAEEEVAALLPQAMVGGGLCYLCSSKIAPGHIHHQDYGRVMFGAHSPGMEDVLKQVAADFAQGGVPVQLTKNLAEGRWRKLGWNIPYNGLSVVLNAETNEIMDHLETRELSRQLMIEVLAGARACGHPIEAEFVEQLLGFTVKMKPYSPSMKLDFQARRPLEVEYLYERPLQQARQAGVELPRIAALTAQLRFLDTRNCLK
- a CDS encoding acetylxylan esterase, coding for MNPFANHRITVKLSALKAGVFLSYLLVALSSSSAFAAPDLVIKAEKAGAVYQAGETITWRVELRGGGADIKEASYVIKKAGASVHHQGTVTLSGGAGTVQTKLDQPGTLLLEVVAKVPGAKEIRALGGAAIAPEKIPPSSPCPEDFDAFWKGKLDELAKVPANPVLEQGKSGKDGVDYWKITMDNIRGTHIRGQLARPAQGAKLPAMLVVQWAGVYGLNQGFATGPAAEGWLTLNITAHDLPIDEPESFYKQQNDGPLKNYTAIGNDDREKSYFLRMFLACYRAVEYLAQRPDWDGKTLIVTGTSQGGLQTFVTAGLNHKVTALLALVPAGCDNTGGLADRKPGWPYWMANVAGKDEKKALNTSRYFDGVNFAARIKCPALVGLGLIDTTSPPSGVYAAFNLMQGPKETVVLPDSDHRGKNNTQAPYSARASVWRKALLAGSPPPVK
- a CDS encoding PAS domain-containing protein; this translates as MDNRNPNLPSPVTAESAVWQRHLRLILLALVGVLVSFLLFRMIREYEQKRLTLEFDNAAENRTEALRREVRDVEEIANALSTLYASSQSVVLEEFKIFASDYLDVHPELEALQWLPRVYLHQRIPFELAHQQVGHPQYEITEMDARGRLRRADNRLEYFPTTYLEPSQDKAKLMGFDHFSQAESREAMERARDSGQRIATPWMRLNGTRAEEATYGFMIFSPVYTNGAPHETREQRQNNLAGFLLTAISLERMIAEAFHAIPKEEIELVLQDQALPATARFAFSIDPLKGRIQRRPEAELNLRDDRDRNGVVDAIGRTWHVWCRPMPGYLAVRRSYGAWGALVASLTMTLLVVNHLRQSMQRTARVEELVNQRTAELHAEIQRRNRLEADLERERDLLHMLLDHLPDRIYFKDRQSRFLRVSRAMAKLFGRTDPAEIVGKTDFDFFTREHAEPAYQDELDIIRTGQPLIGRIELETLPDGKTGWAHTTKMPLRGKAGDIVGTFGISRDITALKRMEEVLAEERNLLRNLIENLPDYIYVKDRQGRYLVCNITYVHVIGRDQVEDVLGKMPADLFSVEESGRFHAADLEVMASGQPLINQEEPLRDSFGHEHWFLTTKVPLRDGSQRTVGIVCIGRDITLRRQVEQQLKLANAELHKSHEDLIAAQMQLIQAEKMQSIGCLAAGVAHEVKNPLAILGMGVDYLNSSVNPADADARLVIDDMRAAIRRADNIILGLLDFSAPKQLKLQKDNLNRVAEQALTFTRHQQMDRQITVKRDLLATLPPVELDPDKLTQVLVNLYMNAIQAMPVGGCLSIRSYTRILAETEASRTLDGHQNLCFRVGDVVVVLETDDTGPGIPEDKLIRVFDPFFTTKPAGQGTGLGLTVTRKIVELHQGYLELRNRPEGGLRASIWLKPAP
- a CDS encoding MBL fold metallo-hydrolase — encoded protein: MNSSAPDTAAKPRRKLPRSFKDLTPSKHFNPRTFFHEMIWKGWLTKRTGKHHPPQFPKLKPGQVAITWIGHASFLIQFSGLNVLVDPNFANWLFLLKRLKRTGLKLKDLPPIDLVLITHAHFDHFHRRTLRQLPPPKTGIVPWGVGRLTRGLNFTRVIEMRWWESFGGDGWKVTLTPAKHWGARYLQDVNRGYGGFVIECQGRSVYHAGDSAYFEGFKEIGRRCHPEIALLPIGAYYPDSFRTVHMGPDDALKGFRDLRAKWMVPMHYGSFKLSFEDLDEPPRWLNELAKNQKLTQQLCFLEEGVPAVF
- a CDS encoding AAA family ATPase, which translates into the protein MIYIDSMTIQEFRGIRNLTLDFKGKNFAICGPNGTGKSGVVDALEFVLTGNISRLAGEGRGEITLKQHAPHVDKRNDPAKAIVTIKLTIPSLKKTVVIERTAKTPGTAKVTPNDPDVLKILQGVETHPEIVLSRRELIRYVLATPGKRNEEVQALLHLDKIEEVRAIFQKIANGAEKQSKMISQPVKTAQDNLLRALSIAEFNKENILFITNAQRAILGLPELLELTATTSLKDGMATPATAKPQLIPKAQAMVDFQAAREALNEISNQSTQPQIGKLISELETLAANPAFITGVTRENFFTTGLSLIGDDTCPFCDAEWDQELLRKRAHAKLNQLKDLSEKRKDVEKQMEPLIATLRKVQAAMDTLVRYANLQKPPIAIQACNDYSSFCRTSIKVLSNLLPLTETMAILTRMATVPPSVTSAISDFEKVVSALPEPTKQDAAREFLAIAQERLDVWREAKRAEKSATAQAQIARQVSDKYVEASDKVLTGLYTEVQKDFAALYTAINHDDEKNFSARLIPSMGKLGFDVDFYGRGFFPPGAYHSEGHQDGMGLCLYLALMRHLQGSEFTFAVLDDVLMSVDTGHRREVCTLLKKEFPNTQFIMTTHDPIWMRHMKTEGLINGQGAVQFRVWNVDQGPTQWDDRDVWTEMHDYLNKNDVRAAAALLRHFLEYTSAELCHRLRAPVEFRGDAQYQLGEMLPPAVGRLRKLYTTAKDVANSWKQQDIVSDIGNRADEFSKLVVASQVEQWQINPAVHFNAWANFTKNDFLPVVNVFHALLSGFTCPTCSEFLRVSPDRESAEVLRCECGKTNLNLKKKTV